The Thermoplasma acidophilum DSM 1728 genome includes a window with the following:
- a CDS encoding DMT family transporter, which produces MQKNGEPVLFFFMAFFWGLNYIMVKYAYVYDVSSSILLMRVLYALVFSAIIFVRQIRFPRTPMEHLKVFVLSNLNITAFFALWFFGETGVSASLTSIVIYSYPIMSLVASYALLNDRFGRGKAMGIALGFAGLIIIFFRSINVSNYIDLIMLILAALSWAMGTVFYRKFLTGYDSAGLNTLQLLYAMPAVILIAFMTGGINRNLMIPQFNLIMLYMGSLGTAVAYFIFLTLYRRYRVSDISAFFFIVPAISVILSVILLHEAVSRIMLIGFAVMSVGIYLSGRLR; this is translated from the coding sequence ATGCAGAAAAACGGGGAACCTGTTCTCTTCTTCTTCATGGCATTCTTCTGGGGCCTGAACTATATAATGGTAAAATACGCGTACGTATACGATGTTTCCTCTTCGATCCTGCTGATGAGGGTTCTTTACGCACTGGTATTCTCAGCTATAATCTTCGTCCGGCAGATAAGATTTCCGAGAACGCCAATGGAGCACCTGAAGGTATTCGTGCTTTCTAATCTAAATATAACAGCATTCTTCGCACTTTGGTTCTTCGGAGAGACCGGAGTAAGTGCATCGCTGACGTCGATCGTGATATATTCGTACCCGATCATGTCGCTCGTCGCATCGTACGCCCTGCTCAACGACAGGTTTGGCAGGGGCAAGGCCATGGGCATAGCGCTTGGCTTCGCCGGGCTCATAATAATCTTCTTCAGATCCATCAACGTATCAAACTACATCGATCTGATAATGCTAATTCTCGCAGCATTGAGCTGGGCCATGGGCACAGTATTCTACAGGAAATTCCTGACAGGATACGATTCAGCAGGCCTGAACACCCTTCAGCTCCTCTACGCGATGCCAGCCGTCATCCTGATCGCTTTCATGACAGGGGGAATAAACAGAAATCTGATGATACCGCAGTTCAACCTTATAATGCTGTACATGGGATCGCTGGGTACTGCGGTCGCGTATTTCATATTCCTCACGCTCTACAGGAGATACAGGGTCAGCGATATATCGGCGTTTTTCTTCATTGTTCCGGCCATAAGCGTGATCCTCTCAGTCATCCTGCTGCATGAGGCCGTATCAAGGATCATGCTGATAGGTTTCGCTGTGATGAGCGTGGGTATCTACCTGTCTGGACGCCTCAGGTGA
- a CDS encoding DNA-directed DNA polymerase II small subunit, producing the protein MKCKMSQLDRTSLIQYFNSNGVLISPEALDKLIKYSSSSLIEDLIKNSDGYIDEKYVERYVSRPKVRNDYEVYLPDVRFNASIEDFRKMFVSKYEKLSKIITSSSSMRGSISIKTAKRSQGEVKVVGMVSEVSMTKNGHKRIVIEDLDDSITAIVMKDRGPVNEIILEDEVIGIIGSVSQSSKDPVIFVNEIIRPDIPYRVIDEEKHEPVYVASISDIHVGSKTFRKNEFEAMVRWISGSDPDASRVKYLILSGDVVDGIGVYPDQENDLEILNPLEQYANLAEYLVDVPEDVKVFVMPGNHDTVRLSEPQPVFPGKIRDLFEPNVAFLPNPYNLKLEGKNVLVYHGMSLNDMIELIPGANYDSIGKAIEAILVRRHLSPKYGGNTPMIPSAVDYHVIEEVPDIFITGHIHSHYIGNYKGVRYVNSSTWQSQTEYQKMMNFNPKPSKLTLFDLYSRSVIVKDFDTTL; encoded by the coding sequence GTGAAGTGCAAGATGTCGCAGCTTGATCGGACGAGCCTCATACAGTACTTCAACAGCAATGGCGTGCTGATCTCTCCAGAAGCGCTGGATAAGCTCATAAAATACTCATCCAGCTCGCTGATAGAGGATCTGATAAAGAATTCTGACGGCTACATAGATGAGAAGTACGTTGAACGCTATGTTTCAAGGCCAAAGGTCAGGAACGATTATGAGGTGTATCTGCCCGACGTCCGCTTCAACGCGTCGATAGAGGACTTCAGAAAGATGTTCGTGAGCAAGTACGAGAAGCTGAGCAAGATCATAACATCAAGCTCTTCGATGCGCGGTTCTATAAGCATAAAGACTGCGAAGAGGTCTCAGGGGGAGGTCAAGGTCGTTGGAATGGTTTCAGAGGTATCCATGACCAAGAACGGCCACAAGCGCATCGTTATAGAGGATCTGGACGATTCCATAACTGCCATAGTGATGAAGGACCGCGGGCCTGTAAACGAGATCATACTGGAAGACGAGGTCATAGGGATCATAGGTAGCGTGAGCCAGTCATCAAAGGACCCTGTCATATTCGTTAACGAGATCATAAGGCCGGACATACCGTACCGCGTCATCGATGAGGAGAAGCACGAACCCGTTTACGTAGCATCCATTTCGGACATACATGTGGGCAGCAAGACATTCAGGAAGAACGAGTTTGAAGCCATGGTCAGATGGATATCGGGATCCGATCCTGACGCATCAAGGGTCAAATATCTCATACTCAGCGGAGACGTGGTCGACGGAATCGGCGTCTATCCGGATCAGGAGAACGATCTGGAGATACTCAACCCGCTGGAACAGTACGCAAATCTGGCCGAATACCTCGTGGACGTGCCGGAAGATGTGAAGGTGTTCGTCATGCCTGGAAACCACGATACTGTCCGCCTATCTGAACCGCAACCGGTTTTTCCAGGCAAGATCCGTGACCTGTTTGAGCCAAACGTGGCTTTCCTCCCCAATCCCTATAACCTGAAACTGGAAGGGAAGAACGTGCTCGTTTACCATGGCATGTCGCTGAACGACATGATAGAGCTGATACCCGGCGCAAACTACGACAGCATAGGCAAGGCCATAGAGGCAATACTGGTGCGCAGGCATCTGAGCCCAAAATACGGCGGAAACACCCCTATGATACCATCAGCCGTGGATTATCACGTGATTGAGGAGGTCCCAGATATCTTCATAACCGGGCATATACACTCCCACTATATAGGGAACTACAAGGGCGTCAGATACGTAAATTCGTCCACATGGCAGTCCCAGACCGAATACCAGAAGATGATGAACTTCAACCCGAAACCTTCAAAGCTGACACTCTTCGATCTGTATTCAAGATCCGTGATAGTGAAGGACTTCGACACAACGTTATAG
- a CDS encoding 50S ribosomal protein L41e: protein MKRSSRDWKKRGKMRWKWRKKRIRRLKRQRRANRM, encoded by the coding sequence TTGAAGAGAAGTTCAAGGGACTGGAAAAAGCGCGGCAAGATGCGATGGAAGTGGAGAAAGAAGAGAATCAGAAGGCTCAAGAGGCAGAGAAGAGCCAACAGAATGTGA
- a CDS encoding MFS transporter — protein sequence MSENDLILIPVLAGVMMGAIDSTIVVLALPTISDSLRAPLSLSIWIILAYLLTAAVTTTQFGRLGDMKSRKAIFNSGMIIFTAGSFLCGISPNIESLMAFRFVQAAGGSMMQANSGSIIADNFPPNLRGRAYGYTSVGWNSGATLGIVLGGIITTLIGWRYIFYINVPIGIISFYFAMKYIGKGESHMAHLDIPGVAALSAALISISYAATDFTSHGIDRLNEALLIAGAILIIVFVLIERSSKEALLPINMFRNRVFNFSIMASFLQSLGFLAVTFIIIMYLQGLRGLTPLDSSLLLVPGYVLGGFTGPIFGRLSDRIGARIPATLGMLMMAVAVLLYMRLTLTTSIYYVIPISIISGLGSSMFFPANNSAVMASSPVKTYGAASGLLRTMANIGMLGSFVLAITVSTLSIPRYIAFEVFAGVGHLVGGVSASFLSGIHTALAVSLGIILIGALFSFIRGKEERSRGSVTIQKGSENAK from the coding sequence ATATCGGAGAACGATCTGATACTGATCCCGGTTCTCGCAGGCGTCATGATGGGTGCCATAGACAGCACAATAGTTGTGCTCGCGCTTCCAACAATATCAGACAGCTTAAGGGCGCCCCTGTCGCTGTCGATCTGGATAATACTGGCATATCTTCTGACTGCAGCTGTGACCACCACACAGTTTGGCCGCCTGGGGGACATGAAATCCAGGAAGGCCATATTCAACAGTGGCATGATAATATTTACGGCAGGTTCCTTCCTTTGCGGAATATCCCCGAACATAGAATCACTTATGGCCTTCAGGTTTGTACAGGCCGCCGGTGGATCCATGATGCAGGCGAACTCCGGATCGATCATAGCTGATAATTTTCCACCCAACCTCAGGGGCAGGGCATACGGATACACATCAGTTGGCTGGAATTCAGGCGCAACCCTCGGCATAGTCCTCGGTGGAATCATAACGACGCTGATAGGATGGCGCTACATCTTCTATATAAATGTCCCCATAGGAATCATCTCGTTCTATTTCGCGATGAAGTACATAGGGAAGGGGGAGAGCCACATGGCGCATCTGGACATTCCAGGCGTGGCAGCGCTTTCGGCTGCTCTGATCTCCATATCCTATGCCGCAACAGACTTCACATCTCACGGGATCGACAGGTTGAATGAAGCACTACTGATAGCGGGTGCAATACTGATCATTGTGTTCGTACTCATTGAAAGATCCAGTAAAGAGGCGCTTCTGCCTATCAACATGTTCAGGAACAGGGTGTTCAACTTCTCCATAATGGCATCGTTTCTCCAGAGTCTGGGATTCCTGGCCGTCACGTTCATAATAATAATGTATCTGCAGGGCCTGCGTGGGCTGACGCCGCTGGACAGCTCCCTGTTGCTTGTCCCGGGATACGTTCTTGGTGGTTTCACAGGCCCAATATTTGGGCGATTATCAGACAGGATCGGCGCAAGGATACCCGCCACGCTTGGCATGCTTATGATGGCAGTGGCCGTGCTATTATACATGCGCCTTACGCTCACAACATCGATATACTATGTGATACCAATATCGATAATATCGGGGTTGGGATCATCCATGTTCTTCCCGGCTAACAACAGTGCAGTAATGGCAAGCTCCCCCGTCAAGACATACGGCGCAGCTTCAGGTCTGCTGCGTACAATGGCCAATATAGGCATGCTTGGATCATTCGTTCTTGCAATAACGGTATCCACGCTGTCCATACCGAGATATATAGCGTTTGAGGTCTTCGCCGGCGTGGGGCATCTTGTTGGCGGTGTGTCCGCATCTTTCCTGAGCGGCATACATACGGCTCTTGCGGTATCGCTCGGCATAATTCTCATCGGCGCTCTCTTTTCCTTCATAAGGGGGAAGGAGGAGAGGAGCAGGGGTTCGGTGACCATCCAGAAGGGCAGTGAGAATGCCAAGTGA